Within the Chryseobacterium geocarposphaerae genome, the region AATCTTCAGCCGAAAGAAGATACAGAAGTAAGTCCTATTGTAAAGGAAAAAGTGGATGAATATGCCAGAAAGATTGATGCGATTATTAAGGAAGAAAAGAAAATGATGGAAGCGGAATTACTCACTCTTCAGGCAAAAAATCTTGATAAAGTGGAATTTGATAAGCAAAAATCTGTATTAGCAGATCGTTTTTCAGAAAAAATAGACCAGAGAATCGAAGAGTTGGGATTTGATTTGGATGGAGTCATTCAGAAGCAGGTAAGATATTCATTGCTGAATTCGGATGTAACTTCCAATGAAGAATTAAAAGAAAAGCTGTTGAAGAAATTCAGGCCTACAAAAAACTTTACAGGATATATTTCCTATGGAATCATGAACCTTACCAACAGCGAAGCGGACAATGCTTTAGATAAAAATTTAGGATATGCCGGAAATTTTGAATTTGGATTGAAATTTAATTACCAGTTCAGCAGAACGAGTCCATGGGGATTGATTTCTGGTATCGGTTTCTCATGGAGAACATTGAGTCTTGATAATAATATGTTTGTTGCCAAAGATGCTAACTCCAATATTTATCTGGCCAATTATGAAAAAGGGCTGAGCAAGAGTAAACTGAGAACAGGATATATTATGGTTCCGCTGGGAATTCAGTATAATTTCTCTAAGTTAAAAAATGCAGGAATGGACATTCAGTACAGGGATTACCAGAAAGGATTTAAAGTGGGAGCCAATGTTTATGGAGGGGTGAGAATGTCAACCAATAACATTATGAAAGGAGAAGGAATCAGTGACAGAGACAGAAGCAATTATCAGGTAAGTCCTTTTATTTACGGAGGACAGTTTACTGTCTCTTATAATGATTTCAGTATTTTCGTTAAAAAAGATTTCGGAAACTTCTTTAAAAACGGAAACTTTGAAAATGATAAAGCGTTAGTTTTCGGAGCGGCACTTTGGTGGTAAAAGGTTCAAAAATGTCGTCACCACATATTGTAAATTAGTAATTGATAGCTCAAGTACAAAATAAATACAAATTATTAATCTTTGGTATGAGAATTGAATAATAAATAATAACATTCATATTAACAAACAAAGGCACTCTGCAATTTTCTGCGGAGTGCTTTTGTTTATGATGAGTTCTTACTTTAGGCTACCTACCATATCTTCTGGCTTTACCCATTCATCGAATTGTTCGGCAGTTAAAAGTCCTAAATTAATGGCCTCTTCTTTTAAGGTCGTACCGTTCTTATGAGCTGTCTTTGCAATTTTTGCAGCATTTTCATAGCCAATATGGGTGTTCAAAGCCGTAACTAGCATCAAAGATTTATCTACCAGTTCTTTGATTCTTTCGTGATTAGGCTCAATTCCCACTGCGCAATGATCATTAAATGAAATACATGCATCAGCAATTAGCTGTGCAGATTGTAAGAAATTGAAGGCCATTACCGGTTTGAAAACATTCAGTTCGTAATTTCCCTGAGTTCCTGCAAAAGAAATGGTTGTGTCATTTCCTAAAACTTGTGCACAAACCATTGTCATCGCTTCATTCTGGGTTGGATTTACTTTTCCAGGCATGATTGATGAGCCCGGTTCGTTTTCAGGGATGTGAATCTCTCCTATTCCCGAACGTGGTCCGGAAGCCAGTAATCTGATGTCCTGAGCAATTTTATATAAAGAAACCGCCAATTGTTTTAATGCGCCATGAGACTCTACAATGGCATCATGAGCAGCTAAAGCTTCAAATTTATTTTCAGCCGTTACAAAAGGAAGATTTGTGAACTTTGAAATATATTCGGCAACTTTTACATCATAACCTTGAGGTGTATTTAATCCTGTTCCCACTGCAGTTCCACCCAAAGCGAGCTCAGAAAGATGAGGTAAGGTGTTTTTTAATGCTTTGATTCCGAAATTTAACTGAGCAACATATCCTGAAAATTCCTGTCCTAGAGTTAAAGGGGTTGCATCCATCAAATGTGTTCTTCCGATTTTAACCACATCTTTAAAAGCTTCCGATTTTTGAGCTAAAGTATCTCTTAATTTTTCAACTGCCGGAATTGTTGTTTCAATTACTTTTTTATAAGCTGCGATATGCATGGCTGTCGGGTAAGTATCATTAGAAGACTGAGACTTATTAACATCATCATTGGGATGAATTTCCGATTTTTCTCCTAAGGTTCCCCCATTGTTTACATGAGCTCTGTTAGAGATCACTTCATTTACATTCATATTAGACTGTGTTCCTGATCCTGTTTGCCAGATCACCAGTGGGAACTGATCATTCAATGTTCCTTCCAGGATTTCTTCGCAAACTTTAGCAATCATATCTCTTTTTTCTGCAGGTAGAACTCCTAAATCGGTGTTGGCATATGCTGCTGCTTTTTTTAAATAGGCAAAAGCTTCAATAATTTCGTGGGGCATAGAGCCTTCGGGTCCTATTTTGAAATTATTTCTTGATCTTTCGGTTTGTGCACCCCAAAACTTATCTGCAGGAACCTGCACTTCACCCATGGTGTCTTTTTCTATTCTGTAATTCATTGTGATTGAAATTTTTATTTAGTTTGAAATTTTGTGATTTTTAGGCTAGAATAACATTGTATAAAGTTACTTAATAATGAAAAACCGTGCAATTTATAATCATTATAAATATCAATCTAAGTCGCTGATTTTACTCATGTTTTTTTGTGTATGCCGTATTTTTGTATCCATAAAAAATTGAAATGGAATTTAGATATCAGGATCCGTATCCGATTCAGAAAGATGATACGGTGTACAAGAAGCTTACTTCAGACTATGTAAAAGTTGAAAAATTAGGAGACAGAGAAATTTTGACGGTAGATCCAAAGGGTCTTGAACTATTGGCTGAGGAAGCTATGGCAGACGTTTCTTTCATGCTTCGTTCTTCACATTTAGAAAGTTTGAGAAGAATTATTGATGATCCTGAAGCTACAGATAACGACAGATTCGTTGCTTATAATTTATTACAAAATGCTGCGGTTGCGGTAGAAGGTGCTTTACCGTCTTGCCAGGATACAGGAACGGCAATTGTAATGGGTAAAAAAGGAGAAAATGTATATACGGGAGTTGATGACGGAGAATATTTAAGCAAAGGAATTTACAATACCTATCAAAAAAGAAACTTAAGATATTCTCAGGTTGTTCCTTTAACGATGTTTGATGAGAAAAATTCAGGTTCCAATCTTCCTGCGCAGATTGATATCTATGCTAAAAAAGGAGATTATTACGAGTTTTTATTCTTAACAAAAGGAGGTGGTTCTGCCAACAAAACGTTCCTTTATCAAAAGACAAAATCTTTATTGAACGAAAAGTCTCTTGAAGAATTTATCAAAGAAAAAATTTCAGATTTGGGAACAGCAGCTTGCCCGCCTTATCACTTGGCTTTGGTGATCGGTGGAACTTCTGCCGAAGCGAATTTGGCTGCAGTGAAAAAAGCATCTGCAAAATATTATGATAATCTTCCGACAGAAGGAAATGAAGCAGGTCAGGCTTTCAGAGACCTGGAGTGGGAAGCGAAAGTTCAGAAGATCTGCCAGGAAAGTGCTATTGGAGCACAGTTTGGGGGGAAATATCTTACTCACGATGTAAGAGTGATCAGACTTCCTCGTCACGCGGCTTCTTGCCCTGTAGGAATGGGGGTTTCTTGTTCAGCGGACAGAAATATTAAAGGAAAAATTACCAAAGAAGGAATTTTCTTGGAACAATTGGAACAAGATCCGAAAAGATTTTTGCCGGATACCCCACCACACCTGGAAGAAGCAGTGGAGATTAATTTAAATAAACCAATGCCTGAAATTTTAGCAGAGCTTTCAAAATATCCGATCAAGACAAGATTAAAATTAAACGGGACTTTAATTGTAGCGAGAGATATTGCTCATGCAAAAATCAAAGAGATTATTGACAGTGGTAAGCCGATGCCTGAATATTTCAAAAATCACCCGATTTATTACGCAGGACCGGCAAAAACTCCGGAAGGAATGGCTTCAGGAAGTTTCGGACCTACAACTGCAGGAAGAATGGATGTGTATGTGGATGAATTCCAAAGCCATGGCGGAAGTATGATCATGTTGGCAAAAGGAAACAGAAGCAAAGATGTAACCGATGCCTGTGGTAAATATGGAGGTTTCTATTTAGGATCGATCGGAGGTCCGGCTGCAATTTTGGCAAAAGACAATATTCTGTCTGTTGAGGTTGTAGATTTCCCTGAATTAGGAATGGAAGCGGTAAGAAAAATTGAAGTAAAAGACTTCCCAGCATTCATTATTACAGATGATAAAGGAAATGATTTCTTTGCGGCATTAGCCCATTAAAAATTATTTAAAAGATATTTATAAAACTAATGCTACTTTGTATTGCATAGTACTTTTATAAAGAGTATTTTTGCAATACAAAATAGCATTATGAAAAATATTTTACTTGCATTTCTTCTTAGCTTAACTGTCTTTGATTTGTCCTTTGCTCAAAATAACACAAAGATTGACAGCATAATACAAACAGAATTTAAAGATCAAAATGCTCCGGGCGGAGTTTTCCTTGTTTCCCGGAAGGGGAAAATTATTTACGAGAAAGCTTTTGGAAAAGCTAATTTGGAATTGAATGTTGACATGAGGCCAAATAATGTTTTCCAGATTGGCTCTATGACTAAACAGTTTACAGCAGTTTCTATCTTAATTCTTGAATCTCAGGGAAAATTAAGCGTAAATGACCCCGTTGCTAAATATATTCCTGATTATCCTTCGGGAAATTCTATTACTATTCATCATTTATTGACGCACACCTCAGGAATTAAGGATTTTACAAAAATGAAATCAATTTCCGATATTGCCCAAAAAGAAATGTCTCCCAAAATGATGGTGGACTTCTTTAAAAATGAACCTGTTGATTTTAAGCCGGGAGAAAAGTTCGATTATAATAATTCAGGATATGTTTTGCTTGGATATTTAATTGAATTGATTTCTGGTGAAAAATATGAAGATTTTATCAAAAAAAATATCTTTGATAAAGCTGGAATGAACAATTCGTTTTATGCTTCCGATAGAAAAATAATAAAAAACAGAGCTTTTGGGTATCACCAAAAAAGCGATGGTTATGTGAATAAAACAATAATTAATTTCAGCGTTCCTTTTGCTTCAGGATCTTTAATGTCTACAGTTCAGGATATGCTGAAATGGCAAGACGCAATCAATAGAAATCTTATTCTTGATGCTGAATACACTAAAAAAGCTTTTACAAAATATAAACTTAACAACGGGGATGAATTCAATTATGGGTATGGATGGCATTTGAAAGATATTGATGGAATTGCCACGCGAGAGCATGGTGGAAGTATTTTTGGCTTCAAATCTATGGGAGTTTATATTCCAAGTGAAGATATTTATGTTATAGGCTTCAGCAATTGTGATTGCCATTCGCCGACACAGATAACGAGAGATATTGCAAGATTTGTTTTAAATAGTTCAAAAGTAAACAGAGATATACTAAAGACTAGTTTAAAATTAAAATAAATAATAAAATAGGACACATATCTTTTGTGTGAAAAGGAAAAAAGTTCTATTTTTGCCTAAAATATTAAGTAAAATGATGTTATCAGCATTTTGGCCGTTTTATCAGTTCCTTTGGACAATCTACTTCGTTACAATGTTCCTTGTAGGATTCTGGTGTATTTTTATGTTTTTCGGATTGGTGATTCCAATGTGGTTGACTGAAGGTTTGAAAGAATACTTTGGTAAAGTAGCTCCTTTTGATCCGGAAGAAATTAGAAGCAAAATGGTTTACGAGCAAGAAGGAGTAGAAGTTATTTATAACTCTCCTAAAGGTCACGGTCCTTTTATTCACGATAGTCACGGACATCATTAATTTGTATGTCATTGCTTTTTCACCTGAATTCTGAAAAAGCAATATCAAAGCAAAACAACATATATTAAAACCACTAATTTATTAGTGGTTTTTCTGTTTTATCCATTTCTGAGTTTTTCTGGAGATATCCCAAACTTCTTTTTAAACGCTCTGGAGAAATTCTGTACATAATCATATCCGCAGTCTATTGCTATTTCTTTGATCATAATGTTTTTATCAATGATAAGCTTTTTTGCCTTCAGCATTCTAAGCTCGCAAACATAATCTATAATGGTTGAATGATAATGCTCTTTAAACTCTTTCCTGATTTTATTTTCATTAATTCCAAGTTCCTGGCTTAGTTTATTTATCTTCAGACTTTTATGGTAATTCTCATCAATATATTTTTTTATGCGGATGTGAAGCTTAGACGAATTTTCAGTATCATCTTTTTCAGTAAACTGCTCAAAAATTAAAATCAAAAGTTTAATAATTTTTGCCTCTATAAATAGTTTCTGTATCATTCCTTTTTTTGAATATTCAATGATCTCTTTAAGAATAATATGCATTTCTACCGTCATTAATGGAGGAGTCTGCTTATGTAGGAAAATGAAATTATTTTTTGTCATTTGTTCAAGTACATCTGAACTTTCTTTACTTTTTTGAGGGTTGAAAAGATTAAAAATATACTGATATGTGATTTGAATCTGCAAGTACTTTAAAAGTTCCTGGTTCTCTGTCCAAAGCTTTGCTTTACTCTCTTGTGAAGAATAGTGCAGAATGTATTGATTTTCTTTGAATGAAAATTGAGTTCCGCAGTCCTGAGCCTCTAAATTAATATTTGGACTCAGCATAAAAAGAAGATTAAAACTCGACTTTCCTTCCACAAAACTAGATTTAAGGCACTTTTCCTTATTTGAATTGGTATAAAGGAGAATAGAGATTTCCTCTGAATAATATATTTGCCCCTCCTTAATAGTATTCTTCATATGGCGGTTTTTCAATTTATTATTTGAAAATGACTCTTTTGTTTTTATACATTGTATGATTATCAATAGTTTGGAAATGATAACAATACTAAATCCGATACAAGTATTTTTGCGCAAATTTAATATAATTAATTTAGAATAAATAAAAATAAATATTCAAATGTTTAAAAATTTATACCTTGTAGTGACCAGGATTAGGTTGGGATTGGGAATGTTATCCATTGCAGCAGGAGTTTTATCTGCACAGCAATGGCAGGATGTAGGAACACCGGGAAATCTTTCTTCCGGTACATCAGGCTACAATAATTTGACAATTGATGCACAGGGGAATTATTATGTTTCCTATTATGACGTGGCGCTGGGAAAAGGCTCTGTTCAAAAATTTAATGGAACATCCTGGTCTTATGTTGGAGGTTCTGCGGGAATCACGGCAGGAAGTGCAACATTCAGTTCATTATCTGTAGATACTTCGGGAAGGTTATATTACACCAATCAATGGGCCTATCCGAATTCGGGAATGGAGGTTCGAAAATTTGACGGGACTTCATGGAGTCAGCTGCCTAATGCATTTGGTGCCACAACAAATTATCAGGCATCCGCAGTTGCCCCAAACGGGGATCTTTTTGTGTATGGTTCTGTAGATTCCGGAACGGTGAAACGATATGTAAACGGTACCTGGGAACAGGTGGGGCCAACAGGAATTGCAGGTGGAGTCCCTTATAATGCTGAAATGGTGATCGGAACTAACGGAAAAGTATATGTCTGCCAAAATTCATCAGGAGTAAAAGTATTTGAAAATTCTTTAACGGCTTCCTCAGCGGATGCTTGGACTTTAGTTGGAGGTACTTCAGTTGGAACTACCTTTACAGAAGGGGTGAATGCAACTTCGGATATTGCTATAGGAGCAGATAACAAACTCTATGTAGTCTATTCTTCCAATGCTGCAAATAACAGAAAGCTTAATGTGAAAAAATTCAATGGTACTGATTGGGAACAAGTAGGAGATGCGAATTTTGGAATTTCTAATGACCTTTATAATGTAGCAATTGCAGTAACACCTGCCGGAAAAATATATGTTGTAGCAAGTGGTTGGGCGATTAATGGTGGAAAAAATACCGTGTATGAATATAATGCTGCTACGAATACCTGGGCAACTTTTGGAGGTGATTTTATATCTGATGGTACCGCAACGTACAATGACTTGCAATATGATACGGTAAGTAATTCTTTAGTGGTTACTTATTCGCAAAGTGGTGTGAGAGTAAAGAGAATTTCTCTGACTCCGGCTTGTAACAATACAGATCCGGGAGCAAACCCGGGAGATACAGGTTGTGTAAGCTTCACCTACAAAGGACAACAGGTTTCTTATACCACGGTGAGAGGACAGGATGGAAAAGTCTGGCTTCAGCAGAATTTAGGAAGTACTCAGGTGGCTGCTTCAATGACGGATACAGATTCTTATGGAGATCTTTTCCAATGGGGGAGATGGGATGACGGTCACCAAGGGCGAAATTCTTCTACTGTTTCTATGCCTTCGGTTAATAATCCTTCTGGATTAACAGGGGTTACTTCATTTATTATCGGCTCAGGGACAAGTAATTATTGGTGGAGTGCCAATGCATTAACGGATAAATGGTCAGGCGAAAATATTGCTGCAATTACTTCAGAAATTGGAGCAGATCCATGTAAAGCAATTGGACAAGGCTGGAGATTACCAACTCAGGCAGATTGGACGGCAGCTTTGAATGCAGAAGGTATTTCAAATCCTGCTACTGCATTTAACAGCAAGCTTAAACTTCCTGCAGCTGGTAACAGAAGCCCTATTGATGGCTCTTTTACTTATGCAGGGCAAAGAGGATATTACTGGAGTTCTGATGTGTCAGGTTCAGGAGGGAAGTATCTTTATGTAGGTTCAACGATTGCAAATGCGGCTTCAGGAGGGCCCAGAGGACAAGGTCAGTCACTAAGATGTATTAAGGAAACTTCTGCGCTGGGAACATCAGATATCAGACATATAAATCTTGGGATTTATCCGAATCCTACAAAAGATATTCTGAATATTAAAGTTGATTCATTAATTGATGTTGTAAATGTTACCAATATGGTAGGACAAAGAATACATGTTCAGTTCTCCAATAATCAGATCAATCTGCAGGGCTTTCCAAACGGATTGTACATTGTAGAGGTAAAGCTGAAAAACGGACAGACAATTTCTAAAAAAGTGATTAAAAACTAATTCCGTTCATATTAGATTGATAGACAAAAGGCTTAAAAAAGCCTTTTGTTTTTTTATGACCCGTCTAAATCATCTCCCCACTAGTTTACAATTAAAAGAAACTCATCAATTCATAACTTTTAAATCGCATAAAGTCTAAAATTTTATATTAAAAAAACAATAATTCTGGAAAATGAATTACTTTAGTATTTATTAATATGAAAAAACTAAATCATATGAGAAAATTATATTCCGGAATCATGATGCTTTTTGTAGCTTTTGTTTTTGGACAAATAAGTTATACGATTAACCCAAGTCCATTTAATGAGACAGATGCGATCACTTTAACGGTTCCCGGCAACCAGATTGATGAAACCGCTTGGGGAGTTACTAACAATGCGATCTATATTTGGTCATGGTCTTTAGACACC harbors:
- a CDS encoding outer membrane beta-barrel protein, coding for MIKKMIMMGFVCLVSTSLYAQRKPLLNLQPKEDTEVSPIVKEKVDEYARKIDAIIKEEKKMMEAELLTLQAKNLDKVEFDKQKSVLADRFSEKIDQRIEELGFDLDGVIQKQVRYSLLNSDVTSNEELKEKLLKKFRPTKNFTGYISYGIMNLTNSEADNALDKNLGYAGNFEFGLKFNYQFSRTSPWGLISGIGFSWRTLSLDNNMFVAKDANSNIYLANYEKGLSKSKLRTGYIMVPLGIQYNFSKLKNAGMDIQYRDYQKGFKVGANVYGGVRMSTNNIMKGEGISDRDRSNYQVSPFIYGGQFTVSYNDFSIFVKKDFGNFFKNGNFENDKALVFGAALWW
- the fumC gene encoding class II fumarate hydratase, giving the protein MNYRIEKDTMGEVQVPADKFWGAQTERSRNNFKIGPEGSMPHEIIEAFAYLKKAAAYANTDLGVLPAEKRDMIAKVCEEILEGTLNDQFPLVIWQTGSGTQSNMNVNEVISNRAHVNNGGTLGEKSEIHPNDDVNKSQSSNDTYPTAMHIAAYKKVIETTIPAVEKLRDTLAQKSEAFKDVVKIGRTHLMDATPLTLGQEFSGYVAQLNFGIKALKNTLPHLSELALGGTAVGTGLNTPQGYDVKVAEYISKFTNLPFVTAENKFEALAAHDAIVESHGALKQLAVSLYKIAQDIRLLASGPRSGIGEIHIPENEPGSSIMPGKVNPTQNEAMTMVCAQVLGNDTTISFAGTQGNYELNVFKPVMAFNFLQSAQLIADACISFNDHCAVGIEPNHERIKELVDKSLMLVTALNTHIGYENAAKIAKTAHKNGTTLKEEAINLGLLTAEQFDEWVKPEDMVGSLK
- a CDS encoding fumarate hydratase, producing MEFRYQDPYPIQKDDTVYKKLTSDYVKVEKLGDREILTVDPKGLELLAEEAMADVSFMLRSSHLESLRRIIDDPEATDNDRFVAYNLLQNAAVAVEGALPSCQDTGTAIVMGKKGENVYTGVDDGEYLSKGIYNTYQKRNLRYSQVVPLTMFDEKNSGSNLPAQIDIYAKKGDYYEFLFLTKGGGSANKTFLYQKTKSLLNEKSLEEFIKEKISDLGTAACPPYHLALVIGGTSAEANLAAVKKASAKYYDNLPTEGNEAGQAFRDLEWEAKVQKICQESAIGAQFGGKYLTHDVRVIRLPRHAASCPVGMGVSCSADRNIKGKITKEGIFLEQLEQDPKRFLPDTPPHLEEAVEINLNKPMPEILAELSKYPIKTRLKLNGTLIVARDIAHAKIKEIIDSGKPMPEYFKNHPIYYAGPAKTPEGMASGSFGPTTAGRMDVYVDEFQSHGGSMIMLAKGNRSKDVTDACGKYGGFYLGSIGGPAAILAKDNILSVEVVDFPELGMEAVRKIEVKDFPAFIITDDKGNDFFAALAH
- a CDS encoding serine hydrolase domain-containing protein is translated as MKNILLAFLLSLTVFDLSFAQNNTKIDSIIQTEFKDQNAPGGVFLVSRKGKIIYEKAFGKANLELNVDMRPNNVFQIGSMTKQFTAVSILILESQGKLSVNDPVAKYIPDYPSGNSITIHHLLTHTSGIKDFTKMKSISDIAQKEMSPKMMVDFFKNEPVDFKPGEKFDYNNSGYVLLGYLIELISGEKYEDFIKKNIFDKAGMNNSFYASDRKIIKNRAFGYHQKSDGYVNKTIINFSVPFASGSLMSTVQDMLKWQDAINRNLILDAEYTKKAFTKYKLNNGDEFNYGYGWHLKDIDGIATREHGGSIFGFKSMGVYIPSEDIYVIGFSNCDCHSPTQITRDIARFVLNSSKVNRDILKTSLKLK
- a CDS encoding helix-turn-helix domain-containing protein translates to MKNTIKEGQIYYSEEISILLYTNSNKEKCLKSSFVEGKSSFNLLFMLSPNINLEAQDCGTQFSFKENQYILHYSSQESKAKLWTENQELLKYLQIQITYQYIFNLFNPQKSKESSDVLEQMTKNNFIFLHKQTPPLMTVEMHIILKEIIEYSKKGMIQKLFIEAKIIKLLILIFEQFTEKDDTENSSKLHIRIKKYIDENYHKSLKINKLSQELGINENKIRKEFKEHYHSTIIDYVCELRMLKAKKLIIDKNIMIKEIAIDCGYDYVQNFSRAFKKKFGISPEKLRNG
- a CDS encoding T9SS type A sorting domain-containing protein translates to MFKNLYLVVTRIRLGLGMLSIAAGVLSAQQWQDVGTPGNLSSGTSGYNNLTIDAQGNYYVSYYDVALGKGSVQKFNGTSWSYVGGSAGITAGSATFSSLSVDTSGRLYYTNQWAYPNSGMEVRKFDGTSWSQLPNAFGATTNYQASAVAPNGDLFVYGSVDSGTVKRYVNGTWEQVGPTGIAGGVPYNAEMVIGTNGKVYVCQNSSGVKVFENSLTASSADAWTLVGGTSVGTTFTEGVNATSDIAIGADNKLYVVYSSNAANNRKLNVKKFNGTDWEQVGDANFGISNDLYNVAIAVTPAGKIYVVASGWAINGGKNTVYEYNAATNTWATFGGDFISDGTATYNDLQYDTVSNSLVVTYSQSGVRVKRISLTPACNNTDPGANPGDTGCVSFTYKGQQVSYTTVRGQDGKVWLQQNLGSTQVAASMTDTDSYGDLFQWGRWDDGHQGRNSSTVSMPSVNNPSGLTGVTSFIIGSGTSNYWWSANALTDKWSGENIAAITSEIGADPCKAIGQGWRLPTQADWTAALNAEGISNPATAFNSKLKLPAAGNRSPIDGSFTYAGQRGYYWSSDVSGSGGKYLYVGSTIANAASGGPRGQGQSLRCIKETSALGTSDIRHINLGIYPNPTKDILNIKVDSLIDVVNVTNMVGQRIHVQFSNNQINLQGFPNGLYIVEVKLKNGQTISKKVIKN